One stretch of Variovorax sp. 54 DNA includes these proteins:
- a CDS encoding DUF5691 domain-containing protein codes for MSHWNTLLQTALVGTARQPVPAADGMAGDFGALLQALQQPTDTAQGLLLRVAGAVAVGRRAGFVAPGLPADDAPPAANDPSPALGDPALLAVIADALAAGPQRLQHEVLAVLSTAGWRLPPSLLPAALDAGRRDTALRPAVVLALGERGRWLAARNDDWRYAVGASAQADTQTRWDEGSIDQRRAVLAEQRRDDPAGARERLAAELPQLPAKERAVLIGALAENLGPDDEALLEAQLKDRARDVRQTVVELLQRLPASAHVRRVEAFLAPLLSSQGTVWQLNAPESADPRWKDDAIDAARPTHDSLGARAWWLYQLVRQMPLAWWTARTGLTPAALLDWAATGDWHDALLRAWNEAVLAAPDFGWCDALLDRPRGHRGGVGPLLALLPRERRERHWATQLGDAGEGVQDVVAFADQACAPGDTPSAALSLRIAQALRTRVERGDLVNDYVLRQVLGTAAALLHLDALALLADLPRAAEESPGLANALADTARIVRARRLVATLSSSSSSSSSSLSTSSQGRP; via the coding sequence ATGAGCCACTGGAACACCTTGCTGCAGACGGCCCTTGTCGGTACCGCACGCCAACCCGTGCCAGCCGCCGACGGCATGGCCGGCGATTTCGGCGCGCTGCTTCAAGCGCTGCAACAACCTACCGACACCGCGCAGGGCCTGCTGCTGCGCGTCGCGGGCGCCGTGGCCGTGGGCCGCCGCGCGGGCTTCGTCGCGCCGGGCCTGCCGGCCGACGACGCACCGCCTGCCGCCAACGATCCCTCTCCCGCGCTCGGCGACCCCGCCTTGCTCGCCGTGATCGCCGATGCACTCGCTGCCGGCCCGCAGCGCCTGCAGCACGAGGTGCTGGCCGTGCTCTCGACCGCTGGCTGGCGCCTGCCACCCAGCCTGCTGCCCGCCGCACTCGATGCCGGCCGCCGCGACACCGCGCTGCGGCCCGCCGTCGTTCTCGCGCTCGGCGAGCGCGGGCGCTGGCTGGCCGCGCGCAACGACGACTGGCGCTACGCCGTCGGCGCCAGCGCGCAGGCCGACACGCAGACCCGCTGGGACGAAGGCAGCATCGACCAGCGCCGTGCCGTGCTGGCCGAGCAACGCCGCGACGACCCGGCCGGCGCGCGCGAACGCCTCGCCGCCGAACTGCCGCAACTGCCCGCCAAGGAGCGCGCCGTGCTGATCGGCGCATTGGCCGAGAACCTCGGGCCCGACGACGAAGCGCTGCTGGAAGCCCAGCTGAAAGACCGCGCACGCGACGTGCGCCAGACCGTGGTCGAGCTGCTGCAGCGCCTGCCGGCCAGCGCGCACGTGCGGCGTGTCGAAGCCTTCCTTGCGCCGTTGCTCTCATCGCAAGGCACGGTGTGGCAACTGAACGCCCCCGAGTCCGCCGACCCGCGCTGGAAGGACGACGCCATCGACGCCGCGCGCCCCACGCACGACAGCCTCGGCGCGCGCGCGTGGTGGCTCTACCAGCTCGTGCGCCAGATGCCGCTCGCTTGGTGGACCGCACGCACCGGCCTGACGCCCGCTGCATTGCTCGACTGGGCCGCCACCGGCGATTGGCACGACGCGCTGCTGCGCGCCTGGAACGAGGCCGTGCTGGCCGCGCCCGACTTCGGCTGGTGCGACGCGCTGCTCGACCGCCCGCGCGGTCACCGCGGCGGCGTGGGTCCGCTGCTCGCGCTGTTGCCGCGCGAACGCCGCGAGCGCCATTGGGCGACCCAACTCGGCGATGCCGGCGAAGGCGTGCAGGACGTCGTCGCGTTTGCCGACCAGGCCTGCGCGCCCGGCGACACGCCCTCGGCCGCACTGTCACTGCGCATCGCGCAGGCGCTGCGCACGCGCGTCGAGCGCGGCGACCTCGTCAACGACTACGTGCTGCGCCAGGTGCTCGGCACCGCCGCCGCGCTGCTGCACCTCGATGCGCTGGCGCTGCTGGCCGACCTGCCGCGCGCGGCCGAGGAAAGCCCCGGCCTCGCCAACGCACTGGCCGACACCGCGCGCATCGTGCGCGCACGCCGGCTGGTCGCCACGCTTTCTTCGTCTTCTTCCTCTTCCTCTTCCTCACTTTCAACCTCTTCCCAAGGCCGTCCATGA
- a CDS encoding SWIM zinc finger family protein → MSLSTEAVLALAPDDASAKAAKGLLAPAKWPTLAHSDDAVWGECQGSGSKPYQTQVDLSGPVFRCSCPSRKFPCKHGLALMLLRAQSEASFTAGVPPPWVADWLASRRDKAEKKEARAAEPAAAPDPAAAAKRDAQRWKRIEAGVQELARWLDDQTQRGLAALGSEQAEGWAAMAARMVDAQAPGLGQRITQAAELIGAGDGWPARLLDRLGRLQLIVDAVPRRDSLSPATRADLRAALGWPQDREALLADGERVNDHWLVLGQCLDERDTKLVERHVWLQGRASGRRALLLDYSHGGRGFETGWVSGSERAAMLCFYPGHASQRAVVAELPAEAASTAAPFAANDETGEWQRMAQQIAANPWQPLLPLVWADAVPARHGDQWWLRLGAASQALPMQLAAAEAWQLLAHSGGAPLRVFGEWDGEQFAPLTAWAAEGGTPVWTLSGART, encoded by the coding sequence ATGAGTCTCAGTACCGAAGCCGTCCTTGCGCTTGCGCCGGACGACGCCTCCGCGAAGGCCGCCAAAGGCCTGCTCGCGCCCGCCAAGTGGCCCACGCTCGCGCACTCCGACGACGCCGTCTGGGGCGAATGCCAGGGCAGCGGCAGCAAGCCCTACCAGACGCAGGTCGACCTGTCGGGGCCCGTGTTCCGCTGCTCCTGCCCGAGCCGCAAGTTCCCCTGCAAGCACGGCCTGGCGCTGATGCTGCTGCGCGCGCAGAGCGAAGCCAGCTTCACCGCCGGCGTGCCGCCGCCGTGGGTGGCCGACTGGCTCGCCTCGCGCCGCGACAAGGCCGAGAAGAAAGAAGCCCGCGCCGCCGAACCCGCCGCCGCGCCCGATCCCGCTGCCGCCGCCAAGCGCGACGCGCAGCGCTGGAAGCGCATCGAGGCCGGCGTGCAGGAACTCGCGCGCTGGCTCGACGACCAGACCCAGCGCGGCCTGGCCGCACTCGGCAGCGAGCAGGCCGAAGGTTGGGCCGCCATGGCCGCGCGCATGGTCGATGCGCAGGCGCCGGGGCTCGGCCAGCGCATCACGCAGGCGGCCGAGCTGATCGGTGCCGGCGACGGCTGGCCCGCGCGCCTGCTCGACCGGCTGGGCCGGCTGCAACTGATCGTCGATGCGGTGCCGCGCCGCGACAGCCTGTCGCCCGCCACGCGCGCCGACCTGCGCGCCGCCCTCGGCTGGCCGCAGGACCGCGAGGCGCTGCTCGCCGACGGCGAGCGCGTGAACGACCACTGGCTCGTGCTGGGCCAGTGCCTCGACGAGCGCGACACCAAGCTCGTCGAGCGCCATGTGTGGCTGCAGGGCCGCGCGAGCGGACGCCGCGCGCTGCTGCTCGACTACTCGCACGGCGGACGCGGCTTCGAGACCGGCTGGGTCAGCGGCAGCGAACGCGCGGCCATGCTGTGCTTCTATCCCGGCCACGCCTCGCAGCGCGCGGTGGTGGCCGAGCTGCCGGCCGAGGCCGCGTCGACCGCCGCACCTTTTGCAGCCAATGACGAAACCGGTGAATGGCAACGCATGGCGCAGCAGATCGCGGCCAACCCGTGGCAGCCGCTGCTGCCCCTGGTGTGGGCCGATGCCGTGCCCGCGCGGCACGGCGACCAGTGGTGGCTGCGCCTGGGCGCCGCGTCGCAGGCCCTGCCGATGCAACTGGCCGCAGCGGAAGCCTGGCAGCTGCTGGCGCATTCGGGCGGTGCGCCGCTGCGCGTCTTCGGCGAATGGGACGGCGAGCAGTTCGCGCCACTTACCGCGTGGGCGGCTGAGGGTGGAACACCCGTCTGGACCTTGAGCGGAGCGCGGACATGA